One Onthophagus taurus isolate NC chromosome 11, IU_Otau_3.0, whole genome shotgun sequence genomic window carries:
- the LOC111418061 gene encoding pyruvate carboxylase 1-like, whose product MLLLSCRLFLNKFENNHTLLLLSRRTQTTTNVKPPSDVKPAAAHVKSINKVLVANRGDVAIRIFRACNEVGVKAVGVYSPEDNVLSHKLKADETYLIGVGKHPAEAYKDINEIVKVSLEAGVDAVHPGHGFLAERSDFAEAVIKAGLKYIGPSPEVLKVLGNKVEAKEVAKKLQIPVIPGTGVIKRLDEAQLFLKAVDVPILVKATYGSHGKGIRLIDHPKKLNDTIQETLNDAKTFFGDGSVYLEKFLTNVRHIEVQVMADTLGNVVHVFDRDGSIQWAYKKKLEIAPAPNLPEKTRDDLISASLQICRHLKYEDLGSFEFLVTPEGKYYFLEVNACLTPQHAATEEVTGIDLVQAQLKMAEGRSLIDYLHLKQENIRTNGYAIHCEITSEDPQKNFEPQVGHIDVFRQGAGAGIRMDGASGFSGAHATPYYDPVLLKLTAKAFSLKATCRKLHRTLKEFRVQGIQNNLSFLSKLMLDKSFQKGKITTNFLNEHPELFQYKKRHNRANLLINYCGDVMVNGPSTQFYTDRKPPMIKPLVPKIPANIPPPEGFRNLLKSKGAAAFIKAVKNNKDVLLSDTTFRDAHQSLLVTRVRTFDLLRIAPYVSHYLNNLFSIEMWGGASFEVAMNYLHECPWERLIELRKLIPNIPFQMLIRGASIVGYSNYPDNVVYKFCEMATKAGIDIFRVFDSLNYLPNMQMTIDAVHKAGGIVESALSYTGDIADPTKKKYTLQYYLDLAAKLASYGSDMICVKDTAGLLKPKAASLLVTALKEKLPDMPIHVHTHDTSGNGVATLLASTFAGADIIDVAADTMSGITSQPSMGAIIAAVQNTTRTTNIGLEQVSKYSAYWEQTRTLYAPFECTSTMKTGNSDVYFNEIPGHQYINLQFQAYSYGSGDHFEDIKKAFSEANELLGNIVKSSPTCYIVGDLAHFMVQNKLSAKDIADKADELPLPASVVHFFLGGYGEPYQGYPEPLRTKIVKGMKTYEARPGSSLTSFDFKKLEDELKTKYEKVSEYDIMSAALLPDVANNYFRFRAHYGPVDKLPTRIFLVGPQIGEEFTVNVGRGKTFMVTILAISSSAQGRRKVFYRLNGMLRLASIKDRKAGKAVVINPKAERGNKLHVGAPLRGTVLKINVKPGDVVEKRFPLAVLSAMKMDTTIFCPFPGMVKTVNVAVGSEVEIGDLIITLE is encoded by the coding sequence ATGCTGCTACTATCCTGCAGATTgttcttaaataaatttgaaaacaacCATACATTACTCTTGTTAAGCCGCAGAACACAAACTACGACTAACGTAAAACCTCCTTCTGATGTAAAACCAGCTGCAGCCCAcgtaaaatcaattaataaagttCTCGTTGCAAACCGTGGAGATGTTGcaataagaatttttagagCATGCAATGAAGTTGGTGTAAAAGCGGTGGGAGTTTATTCGCCTGAAGATAATGTTTTATCACATAAATTAAAAGCAGACGAAACTTATTTAATCGGAGTTGGAAAGCATCCAGCAGAAGCTTACaaagatattaatgaaattgttaAAGTTAGTTTAGAAGCGGGTGTCGATGCTGTACATCCGGGTCATGGATTTTTAGCTGAAAGATCGGATTTCGCCGAAGCTGTTATAAAAGCAGGATTGAAATACATCGGACCATCGCCGGaggttttaaaagttttgggTAATAAAGTTGAAGCGAAAGAAGTTGcgaaaaaattacaaataccAGTTATTCCTGGAACGGGAGTTATAAAACGTTTAGATGAAGCTCAGTTATTTTTGAAAGCTGTCGATGTTCCGATTTTAGTGAAAGCCACATATGGTAGTCATGGAAAAGGGATTCGGTTAATAGATCAtccgaaaaaattaaatgatacaATTCAGGAAACATTAAATGATGCAAAAACGTTTTTTGGCGATGGATCTGTATATTTAGAGAAATTTTTAACGAACGTGAGGCATATAGAAGTTCAAGTAATGGCTGATACACTCGGGAATGTTGTTCATGTGTTCGATAGAGATGGTTCGATACAATGggcttataaaaaaaaattagaaatcgCCCCAGCACCGAATTTACCCGAAAAAACCAGAGATGATCTCATCAGCGCATCTTTACAAATATGCAGGCATCTTAAATATGAAGATTTAGGTTCATTTGAATTTTTAGTCACTCCAGAGggaaaatattactttttagAAGTAAACGCTTGTTTAACACCTCAACATGCAGCAACCGAAGAAGTTACAGGAATTGATTTGGTTCAAGCTCAGTTAAAAATGGCTGAGGGTCGATCATTAATCGATtacttacatttaaaacaagaaaatataaGAACTAACGGTTATGCTATTCATTGTGAAATTACAAGTGAAGATCcccaaaaaaatttcgaaCCACAAGTTGGACATATTGATGTTTTTCGTCAAGGTGCTGGTGCTGGAATTAGAATGGATGGAGCTTCCGGGTTTTCTGGAGCCCATGCAACACCGTATTATGACCccgttttattaaaacttacgGCTAAAGCATTTTCTTTGAAAGCTACGTGTAGGAAGCTTCATAGGACATTGAAAGAGTTCCGCGTTCAGGGAATACAAAATAATCTTTCGTTTCTATCTAAATTGATGTTGgataaaagttttcaaaaaggCAAAATTACTACTAACTTTCTAAACGAACACCCCgaattatttcaatataaaaaacGTCATAATCGAGctaacttattaataaattattgtggTGATGTCATGGTGAACGGGCCATCAACGCAATTTTATACCGATCGAAAACCTCCAATGATAAAACCTTTAGTGCCGAAAATTCCTGCTAATATTCCTCCACCAGAAGGTTTccggaatttattaaaaagtaaaggAGCGGCCGCTTTTATAAAAGCtgtgaaaaataacaaagatgtTTTGCTATCAGATACGACATTCAGAGATGCTCATCAATCACTTTTAGTAACGAGAGTTAGAACTTTCGATCTTCTTCGAATAGCACCTTATGTTTCGCATTATCTAAACAATCTCTTCTCAATAGAAATGTGGGGAGGAGCTAGTTTTGAAGTAGCGATGAATTATCTCCACGAATGCCCATGGGAAAGACTAATTGAACTGAGAAAATTAATTCCAAATATTCCTTTTCAAATGTTAATTAGAGGCGCTTCAATCGTTGGGTACTCAAATTATCCTGATAATGTTGTGTATAAATTTTGCGAAATGGCCACGAAAGCTGGTATTGACATTTTCAGAGTTTTCGattctttaaattatttacccAACATGCAAATGACAATAGATGCCGTACATAAAGCTGGTGGTATAGTTGAATCCGCACTATCGTATACTGGCGatattgcggatccaaccAAAAAGAAATACACATTGCaatattatttagatttagCGGCAAAATTGGCGAGTTATGGAAGTGATATGATTTGTGTAAAAGACACCGCTGGACTTTTAAAGCCAAAAGCGGCAAGTTTGCTGGTAACcgctttaaaagaaaaacttccCGATATGCCAATTCATGTCCATACGCATGATACCAGTGGAAATGGGGTTGCAACATTATTAGCGTCTACATTTGCGGGTGCTGATATAATTGATGTAGCTGCTGATACTATGTCTGGGATCACCAGCCAACCGAGTATGGGGGCAATAATAGCAGCAGTTCAAAACACCACAAGAACAACTAATATCGGTTTAGAGCAAGTATCTAAATACTCAGCTTATTGGGAACAAACTAGAACTTTATACGCGCCTTTTGAGTGTACTTCAACCATGAAAACTGGAAATTCAGATGTCTACTTCAACGAAATTCCAGGGCATCAATACATCAACCTTCAATTTCAAGCTTATTCTTATGGTTCTGGAGATCAttttgaagatattaaaaaagcaTTTTCAGAGGCTAATGAATTATTAGGAAACATTGTAAAATCTTCACCGACTTGTTACATAGTAGGTGATTTGGCTCATTTTATGGTTCAAAATAAACTATCCGCTAAGGATATTGCGGATAAAGCCGACGAATTACCACTTCCTGCTTCTGTGGTTCATTTCTTCCTTGGTGGTTACGGCGAGCCGTATCAAGGATATCCGGAACCTTTAAGAACGAAAATTGTTAAGGGAATGAAAACTTATGAAGCTCGACCTGGTTCTTCATTAACatcttttgattttaaaaaacttgaaGACGAACTTAAAACAAAGTACGAAAAAGTCTCGGAATACGATATTATGTCCGCTGCTCTTTTACCCGACGTTGCTAATAACTATTTCCGATTCAGAGCCCATTACGGGCCGGTCGATAAACTCCCCAcaagaatatttttggtcGGCCCTCAAATCGGAGAAGAATTCACCGTTAATGTAGGCAGAGGAAAAACGTTTATGGTTACGATTTTAGCAATTTCCAGTAGCGCCCAAGGACGACGTAAGGTATTTTATAGATTAAATGGAATGCTTAGATTAGCATCTATAAAAGATCGAAAAGCTGGTAAGGCGGTCGTTATCAATCCTAAAGCAGAAAGAGGAAATAAACTTCACGTCGGTGCTCCGTTAAGAGGAACCGTCCttaaaataaacgttaaaCCCGGAGATGTCGTCGAAAAAAGATTCCCACTCGCCGTTTTATCCGCCATGAAAATGGATACAACCATTTTTTGTCCATTCCCAGGGATGGTAAAAACCGTAAATGTTGCTGTTGGTTCAGAAGTTGAAATTGGAGATCTCATTATTACGTTAGAGTAA